The DNA region CAGGACcacattttttaaatactattgTAGATTATATGTTCTTGTGGGGCTTGTAATTGTTTACGTTTACACAgtaaatttaagaaaaagaaaaaaagaatgccggtgttcaaaaaaagaagaaaaagaatatcATCTCGAGATATAAAATTAGAAAGCGAGAAGGTAAATTACACGCAGGGAGTAAGGGAGCGTGGGTGTTTAGGGGACTGGAGAAACTGTGgataaggagagagagagagatatgtttCTCTGCCTTCTGGAGAGATTAATGTGTGCTGGAAAGTTGGTGGTGTTATTGCAGGTTGGTTCGGCCAATAGCTTTTACGTTGGTTAGGCCACAAATGTTTCTTCAACAAATTGCTCAAAACTAACGAGGATGACGTTATTTTTACCTCGAGCGGCCACCATACTTTACAAATTTAAggtatattgtttttttattcttttatcatCTGAAGATTAACATCAAAAGAACAAGTTCGATACATACAATCATCACATCCCATAGACGGGATGGACTGATCATAACACCATACTTAAAACCTTAAGAAAACAACTAAGCCGGATAGAAACTGGAGCCATAAGCCGGAGACTTTATAACCAGAAACTTGACCCTAAATCTAAAGAGAAACACCTTCACAAAAGTATCCCGCTTCACTCATATAGCATTACCATCTTCACCTAAGAAGCACAACGCCTTAAAGCCATCATCCAAAGATCAGGATAACGACTTCACACGTAGACTTAACAAACCGAGTCTGTACACACCCGCATCTTGACTGAATCCAATAACGGAGCATCAAAACCTCTGGACACCAAGAGAACCACTTACCATAACTTAAACCATTCCACAGAGACCATAACGTGTCCTCAGATGACAAAGTAAAGACCACATATGACAAAGATGGAGCAACAAGAAGCCAGAGACACAAAACGACAGTGTCAAGAGTAAGACTCCTAAGCTGAAGGAGTGGATAGATGATACTGAAGACAAAAGCACCATGGAGACCACTGGGCCATAACTTGAGCTAATACCCGTTGCTTCCCTAGCAATTCAGAGTGACAAACACATGCACCACAAGGAAACTAGAAGATGGAAGCTACAAAATCCCAAGAACACTCAAAACATAACGAAACTGGAACGGAAGGACAAGACAGCTTTGGGGTCCTTCAACAAACTGGAACCGAGGAAGGTATGGAGGTGAAGGACCAGAACTCAGTCCACCATTGACTCTCATGTACAGAGCTTAACCAAATCCAATGGAAGAATTAACAACTCGCATCAGAGCCGGTTTCAAAGGTAGTGATAATTTGGAAGAGAAAATATAAGGAGAAAGATACCATATCCAGAATACAAGTAAACTCTACTCCCTCTAATATTCTAACTAGTATGAATAAGAACATAAGAAGCTCTAAGAGCTTCTAACACATCTATACTTCTAGACAGGAATGCTTCTAGATTTCATGGAACAGATAATACGACAATCTTTTCTCAGTCCATCAGAAGCTGACAGGAGCTTGAAGCTCTAGGCAGAGAAACCAACTCATTGAGTTTCTTAGATCTCTCTTCCTTTGAATAGTATCTCCACCCAGAGATACCCACAATCTTCAACCGTCTTGCGTTATTCAGAATATACGCCActattttcttctcttcctcttttgcGTTGTAATTCTTCCACTTGAAAGTATGTAAATGAGACATCAAACATTCAGGAACCGAACTTGGTCCTCTCCAATGACCTCTAATAGACTTCATGGTACAAGGGCGTTCGTTGCACTAACAAAACATTGTGTGTCAGACTTACGACAGTGAAACAACATTTGAATAAAGAAACTGGAACCATACCACGCGTATTTTGAGAACTTGTAGTTTAGGAGAACTTTCTAGCATCCAAGTAAGTAGATTCCACCACCCTCGGGAAGCTGCACATATCTCCAAATGAACAAGATGATAAAATCCAAGGCAGCTGTGAAGCTGCATAGACAGTGTTAGAAAACATAAGCAGAACAATACCcatgtaataataaaaaaaaaaaaaaggctctGTGTTTATTACCAGTGAAGCGGATAAACATAAGCAGAGACGCTTGACAGATGGAATAGAAGCGAGTAGCTTCTCAGGACTATTGTAAACAACTTTGACATTAGCCACAACCACCTCAGGCATATTCTCACACAAACACAAGTCATCGAAGTAATCAACAAAGCTCAAACACTTCAAAGACGGTACATTGATCACAGTCATATGAAGCCCATCAACACCGTAGTTCGGCTCCTCGCACACATCAACCACAGATAGCCTCTGCAACTTAGGCATCTCGACATAGAAAGCTCTCATAGAGTGGCCGTTCAAACTCTTGTCCAACACCAACTCCTCGAGAACAGGACATCCCGACAAAAGCCTGCTGTGACATCCTTTCGTCTCGTACTTCACGCTGATAAGGTGCAACGTTTTCAGACAAGGAAACCAAACGTCGAGAGGAACATCAAGACCAATCGAGTAAGTGAGTTTCAACACCTCGAGCTTCTCGTAAGTATAAAGACTCTTCGGTAGCTTGATCGGTCTATGTTCTTCCTTTAAGTGTTCTTCCGTGTGGAAGATCTCGAGCTCGCGCACGCCCTGAGCCATCCCGTGTCTGATCCACGTCACCATGTCTCCCGTGCCGCAGCAAGGACCGACGTCGAATCTCAGAGATTCGAGAATCGGAGATGCGCGCAACGACATCGTTTTGCCCACGTGGTTAGTGAACGTTTGGTAACGGGAAGGGTCGAGTTCGAAACCGTCGTCGAAATCGAATCTTGGCACCATCGTCCAGACAGAGTTCCATCTTTTGGACAGAAGCGTTGTCGTGACGACGTATTTGGTGGGGAGATAGGAGAAGATCTTTAAGAGCAGATCGTCCGACAGATTACTGATCCTATCCATATCGAATTCCTAATCGAATCCTACGAAATTACGGAAGAGAAATACCCAAAACCTAAACCATGAAGCAgaagcagaatcaggaagacgGGTTACTTTGCCATGAAGATTGAAGATTTGATGTTTCTCTGTGCGTTTAAAGCGGAAGAAGGGAAACGATGAGCTGAGGAGATATTTAATGAAGGAAGATAAATTGGGCTCAACGTATACAAGCCCAAATGAACTATGTGATATTATCATCATATGGGAAAATGGGTAAAGAAGGAAAATGGGTAAAGAAACCCTCACCTttacataaaacattttttaaaaaaacgtttttttggggcttatttatttgtgtaataaccaaagaaaaaaaattatttattattaaaactaaaatctttttttttctcaaaaggTTTTGAATTGTTGAAGAACAAGAACTTGGCAAGCTGttggtaagttttaaaatttagagaaaatcaaaattagttgatgtgatttgttgttactttatttttgttattgacaatttactacaatgatgttttaattttggtttatattgGATTGGaactttaatttattattcacattacacataaatatttatgaattttatgtcttgattttttttagatgtTATAGCTCTtatgttacaaattttttaaatattctaaactatttcttaatatttagtatgtcaaatgaaaataaaaatatagaaaccaaggttaagtattttctaaatgtttttacgcataaaatagataaatatccaaactattattttatgttttaaaaacatttcaaaatgttaactttagttttatatatttattttcatagctaatatattattatataataaaattaattcatttaataACATGCGGTTCACTTGTGGTTGACCCAATGACGCAGTGACCCGATCAATCATCTGATTCAGTGTCTGGGTcaggtttcaaaacactgcttTATAgcttttctttgtatttgatgttgactaTGGAGAATAGAGCCTtacgattctccttctttaatGCAATCGACGTAACCGTTCATATAATCAATTCAGAAATCCCACTCTCTCCTATTCAATGCTTCTTTAATTCTTGCTTTCTCGGCTTAGTTGGGTATGTATAGACGGTCTGAGAGCACAGACGAGATTCTCTTTACTTTTCTCAATTCAGATCATGTCAAATTCTCAGTTTCATTGCTCGAAGTTGAAGACAAGCCGGTGCAGAGATGTTGTTCAGACTAGGCTACAACAATTTTCGCAAGCCAGAAATGTTAAGGAAGGTGTGAGCTCTTGGGGCTGATATGATGTTGATTGATGGGAAGGTACATTTCAGTTTAACAGTTAATGATTGTTTGCTTTTAGAGTAGTAGTTTTCTTATGCATCATCCCTTTTCTCAGGTGGTGCTCTTACATGCGCCAATCAACTTTCACAAGCTTAACACATTTCTTGAAAGAAAGCTCAGTCTATGACATGAGTATTTATGATGAAACCATGAGCAACCCTAACTTCACATATGATGACGCCCCTCTTGCCATCTGATTCATGTAGCAGACCCTGTTTGTTGACTTAGAAGAGACGACACAACCGATCTTAATGGAGAGCTCTAGGTATCAAACTTATGACCACCTCATTCATTAGCCTGCACAAACACGATTTGCCATGttcgtttttctttttaaagttttaCAGCCAGTCGATATAATAACTTAACAAACTCCAGAATAATAGTATGCTTACTTCTTTTGGTTTGCAGGTGTCGTAGGGAGGTTTTGGgtattaaaactattttcaatAAAGAGAAAGCACTCACCACAATATGACtaccataaaaattaaaagatatatcTCAAATATCTTACTTTTTTATGAACTTACCCAATTTAATATAACTGTAATCTTCATGTTTGGACATGGATAATAGTGGAAATCTTCGTAACTGCAGGGTATTAAGCGTTTGAGTCAGTGTATTTGACGGGGTTGCAATACTCTTTGATGAAAAGAATGGCTGCATTGGGTGTAGAACATAAGTTTGTGGTTGTCACAAACATGTGATTACTAAGAGCCAAACAGGTCCGACAATGTTGTACATGGGACGCATGTTTAAAAGGAAAGGTACTCCGCCATAAAGATACACATAAGTAAATTTCAATATCCGGAGTGAATAATCTTAAAATTGTCTCACCATTAAGTTTCACTAGATTTTTgacccgcacgtccgtgcgggtgtattttttgtaaaaatatatttttcatatcaatatTAGAGTTGAGCAAAAAATCTAAATCCAAAATATCTAACTGATCACGATCCATAAAGAAGTACCAAACTCGaactgaaattgattaaatatccaaattattcaaaattttggtactTAAATAATTGAAACCAAATCTgatccaaaccgaaatatttcggatatccgaatgtatttaaaaaagatttatatacttatatatattatttctttagatttaatgtatataaaaaatctagaatatatatggcacttttaggttggtttaaataattggaaatatatataaatagtcaaatgtaaataaaGTATACTTATaccaccaaaaatacttaaaataattattgattctctatccaaatatttaaatcaaaccaatttgtTTGTTCAGTTTAGACATTCTGACATAtcttattcaaatttatatgtaatatattattttgtttatatattttgagaagtatataatgaattttaaaaataatttaaatgggttatccaaactCGAACGAACCCGCAAATATATGAATCGAATCCGAACCAGAATCCAGAAATATCCGAATGTGACTGAATATTTGTTCCCAGAAACCTTTAACCCAAAGAGAACCGAACCAAATCTGAATGGGTACCTAAACAccacccctaattcacaatcaaatttttttcctaaaaaaaaaaaaaaaaattcctataAAAATAGAGCAAACATATAATCAAAagtatttatatgtattatcatataaagaatcacatatattatatttttaaaatttaatgtaaaatatataaatcataatttaagttggtatatgaaatttaactttgtattgtatttttcttattaaaaatattttttaataatggttatataatcaatagtattttatacgtattATCATATAAAGAatcacatatatttatatttttattgattatataGGTGGTTTGTATAGCCAACTGAGGATCAATTTGGTTTAGTAATGGTTTTATAATTAGATGAAATATTAATTAGGAAATTGTGTTTCTTGGTTTAATATCAAACCAAAACTCCTGTGAAAAtcaataaatacatttttttttaaatgatggaCTTGGTCTCACAAGATAGTAGAGGACTGCTAAAATATGATAACGTTTTGATGGGCTGTATAGAAAGATATATATAGTAAACCGAGGATCAATAGGGTCTAGTAATAGATTTATAATCTGATTGACTATTAATTAGGAAATCGTGTGTTGgtttaatataatatcaaaACACTGTGTTTTAACACCAGTGGCATGTCATTGTAATTTTTGTGAAAAACTATAGGCTAAGTacaatttgtacttcaattttaatagtttagatagctgactttctttatttttactatCTTATTTTCCACTATAAGTTTCATAGTTAGGAGCAATCAACTTATTTTAATTGGTGCGGAAGCACATTAGAAATCCAAATTAAACACGATCTATGTTGCTCATCCTCATTTTTAAGTAAACACTAGAACTTGACCCGCACGCCTGTGCggttatatatttcaaaaatatatctatcttattaaatcagaaacattacaacttcttctagatagattttaaaggtggacctcatatatttaaattaaatatctcattccttatatataatacgtaccatagtctaactttgcattgatgtatttccttaaatacaattcctctgtttgtctatattccatatatggttttcacatttattacatgtcgatttaaataagatttaaataagatagatactaagaatactaaaaaatttAACCGTATTAGAATTATCTtaacaattcattttaaattgatcagtatactttcattggccatattgattttattagtacgaataacattaggtagataagtcagagacacatacataaagatataactattctttaactacgttgggtctaatctactttctaaaaaaaataacacatggctttatatattgtatagaataaagtaatattgtatagtattatacttatacaataatactaaaaacaaaccaaactgaaatataatatatatcgaaaatgctttgaaccattacacgcaaaatatattagacctcagagataaaattcactttgaaattatgtaataattattttagaaaattaaacttcgtaatgtacaaaaaacataagttgtatatcaaattttgtgttacaataaaaagacacaactcgcgcttgcaaagtgttatttttacatacgaaagacaattttgatattgttctttaaacacaaaattgaattatacaaactcgatactacataaaactaaacaatatattttaaaaataaaacccgtgcgggtgcacatggcctttgcgaaaatcgtagatatgtttatataatatataaatatattatgttacacatatcttcatataaataatactccaatataagttttgtatgataaatgttgaagatacaaaatatatagcactatatattttaaataatatataaaaaaattactttacgttatcataaaatttaaaaatcaaatttagtaattaaacacattgcttatttaaacacattaatacacatttttatttatcaaaattttatattaatacacattgcaattatgtataacatttagtacaaacaaagataaaaaaaaaatttgactcCCGCTCGATCGAGCGGGTGATGATCTagttactatttatttttcatgtcaatatcaaagctggataaaaaaaaattaaatctgaaaaacccaaccgatcacgatccgaaagagtaatacaaatctcaaaccaaaattgattaaatatccaaattattcaaaattttaatatttagacaaccgaaccataaccaattcgaaccaaagtattttggatatcaaaatgtatgcGGAAAAGATTtacatacttatatatattaattatttttagttttaatataaaaacatccagaatatatatgatacttttagtttggtttaaatacttgaaaatatataaaatagtcaaatataaatatctagcatagtggaagtacattcaaaacaccaaaaatatttaaaataattattgattattgatctaaaatttaaaccaaatctgaagaaccgatcacgatccgaaagagtaataccaaacccgaaccaaaattgattaaatatctaaattatttaaaattttgatatttagacaaccgaaaccataaccaattcgaacaaaagtattttggatatcaaaatgtatccgaaaaaattcttatacttatatatattaattatttttagttttaatgtatataaaaacatccataataaatatgatacttttaggttggtttaaatacttgaaaatatataaaaatagtcaaatataaatatctaacatagtggaagtacactcaaaacaccaaaaatatttaaaataattattgatttttgatccaaaatttaaaccaaaccaatttatatgttattattttgatttgaaatatgtatataaaatttaaattttattttatgattattttagacaaaacaatgtttttaggtaattagattagcccatttgtatattttaaaactgatatacttttatccatgtttcaaatttttaattttttgcattagttttcaatgaattattattggttttatgatttttgttttgaaaattgaactcttgaaatttttatatttgatcaaaataaataaggtaataatactgtttaaaaaaatatactatttatatttcagtttgtgtttttattttcaccataaaaatttataaataaaaagaattgtaaatatagtgacaaaattgtaaataaaaagaaatatagaaagaatgttgtttaatttattgtaaaaacaacggctaaatttttaaataaaaagaagtattaaatatgttattcatgtttctaaacaattctcatttgttattaatttattgaaaatacaatggctaaatatgtaaataaaagaaagtatatatctctactatccatgtttccaaacatatctcatttatttctgttatccttgtttccaaacaatccaattgtgtacttcaactttaagaatatactagatcttgacccgcccaaccgggcgggtatttattttatgtttttagttttttatttatgaatgatatatttgtaatatttaaatataaaatttagattgaaaattagcATTTGTAGTTATAACTTTTTAGCCGTTGGGTCATAACTTTTTCCAactccaaaatcttagcattattcctgattaaaataatatagagatgggtcataactTTTTCCAactccaaaatcttagcattattaataaaaaataaaaaaaaaaatataaataaataaaatatataaacatatttgaaattaaaataattttttttttaaaaatcttacgccattgttgtttatttctatagtttgacctgtggccgtataaatatttgctttcccttcaatttttttctttgttctaatgataatatatatatatatatatatatatatgtgtgtgtaagTTAATATGTATTagataattgttagtataacattttaaaacaaaaattttatttattactttaaataattatattatgtgattttagtcgtctattatatcacagtgtatcatataaaaatctaatatttataactaattggatttatattataaaagtgttatactaacaatttataaataaaatattttatattttatttatatgatatataaattgattttgatgtgtgatttttattttattatttttattaataaatattgaaaaatatttaatgttaacaaaaaatctataaagaaatttattttggttaagatttattctattaaagaaatctattatttaaa from Raphanus sativus cultivar WK10039 chromosome 8, ASM80110v3, whole genome shotgun sequence includes:
- the LOC108818922 gene encoding putative FBD-associated F-box protein At3g50710: MDRISNLSDDLLLKIFSYLPTKYVVTTTLLSKRWNSVWTMVPRFDFDDGFELDPSRYQTFTNHVGKTMSLRASPILESLRFDVGPCCGTGDMVTWIRHGMAQGVRELEIFHTEEHLKEEHRPIKLPKSLYTYEKLEVLKLTYSIGLDVPLDVWFPCLKTLHLISVKYETKGCHSRLLSGCPVLEELVLDKSLNGHSMRAFYVEMPKLQRLSVVDVCEEPNYGVDGLHMTVINVPSLKCLSFVDYFDDLCLCENMPEVVVANVKVVYNSPEKLLASIPSVKRLCLCLSASLLHSCLGFYHLVHLEICAASRGWWNLLTWMLESSPKLQVLKIRVCNERPCTMKSIRGHWRGPSSVPECLMSHLHTFKWKNYNAKEEEKKIVAYILNNARRLKIVGISGWRYYSKEERSKKLNELVSLPRASSSCQLLMD